DNA sequence from the Lycium barbarum isolate Lr01 chromosome 5, ASM1917538v2, whole genome shotgun sequence genome:
TAAAAATTTACCTATTgtattattattttaaatatatagtTTAGTTTGATTGATAATAAAAGTTAATTACATTGTACCGTTAAATCTATCGTTATATAGCGATAAATAAGTCTCATTTTATGTAACAACCGATTTTGGTGGTTGAGTTCTTTtaaacttcttcttttttctcattttgatGGCGCTTATTATTTAATAATCCTATTTTATCTTTttccttacttttttttttctatagctCTACCTCTATCCTACTTTTCGTTATAATATTGTAAGTCTGCTATTCATAGTATTAATGTGTGTATTGTGTGATTATGAAAAACGATACATTATGAAATTATGTGTAACAACCATCAAAACAAGTTGTAAGACTGatgaacccaaaaaaaaaaaaaaaaaaaaaaagaagaagatgaggaAAAATAGCCACAATAACTGAcaatttgattttaaaaaaaaagttcaatCTTCAGTTATAAAGTCTGAAGTTAGGAGCGTCGAGCTCAACTTAATGTCTGAAGTTTGAACTGTGAAGTTTCTCTTGACAATCTCCAACGACCGTCAAATTATACTTCATATACCGAATTTCAATTTCTAATCAATGAATTAAAGTTAATTTTAAAAAGCACAAAAATTTGTAAATTCTGGTTATACCTTAATTTTTCCTTTCAATGGGCGATGCCTTAAATAGTTATCCTCGGCTCGAAAAGATTATCTTAGGCCATCAAGCTTAGCCACGCCTCAGATGTTGAAGATGGGCCAGTTTCAAAGATTGAGTGTAAAGTGTTTAAAAATTTTGTCCTTTAAATGAGTTGAGTTTTAATTATTTTCACTTCTAATTTATGGTTAGTAGGCATAAAAACCGGGCTATATAACTTTTGTGCGAAAATATGAATTTATGTTGGTGGAAAAGTTATTTACGTttaaggccaaaaattaaagacaacacaaaatagggacaaaagtgcaaatgaccgtCGGGCTGGAAATGAAAGCCCAAGAGGTAAGCAATGGCCGGAAAGCCCATACAACGAAGATAACAGTAACGGCGATATCAGCAATGACGGCCGAAACGTCGACGTTTCCGGTTGACCTCATCAAAACTCGGCTTCAACTCGCCGGCGAATCATCCAAGCGGACATCAGCCGTTCGATTAGTATCAGAGATCTTACGAAACGACGGCGTTTTAGGACTATACAAAGGATTGTCACCGGCAATTATAAGACATCTCTTTTACACTCCAATTCGAATAGTTAACTATGAGTTTTTAAGGAATTTTTTAGTTCCTGATGATCATACTCTTTCTCTGTCAAGTAAAGCTGTAATTGGTGGAATATCTGGTGTTATTGCTCAGGTATACTTTAATCTCATTAATTTTGGAGTTACATTGAGCTGAAAAAAATCAATATCTCGTGTTTGAATTGATTCTTATTCTGAATTATAATAGAAAAAAAGTTTGAATCCGTTTCAATTTGTTAGTCTTATTTTACGTTTAGAAAAGAATGCCTCTTTGCCTTTTTTTGCAACTCTAACTTTCCACATCACATGTTTAAGACCACCACAACATTAAAGGATATTTTGGTACATTTGACTTATGTTTAGTTAAcaaccacaattttttttttttaaaaaaaataaatcttttttttcttaaactccgtgcccagccAAAACtacacaaacaaattgaaacagagggagtaatagaGAAGATGCCACATGAAAATTGAAATAATAACACAGTACCAAtctgtttcattttatgtgatgGAATTTGACTACAGGGAGGAAGAATTTAATTTGATTTATGGATTATATTAGTAGTAGAAGAAAATGTAATAAAAACTGGATGAAAAGTAGTTTTGATAAGGAAAACTTCTATTCAAGTTTTAAACTTTAAATAGTTAAACGAATTTGGAAGGgggccttggcgtaactggtgaAGTGTTAGCTGCCATATGATCAGGAGGTCACGAGTTCTAGCCGTGGAAACAACCTTttgcagaaatgcagggtaaggctgcgtacaatagatccttgtggtccggccctttcctGGATCCCCGCTATCCGCAGGAGCTTAATGCACTAGGCTGGCCTTTATAGTTAAACGaatttgaattattgaaaagttgtAAAAGTTGGTATCTAACAATATTATTAATTATCAAGTGGATTAATGTCAAAAAAAATTCCAGATGGAAAGGTAGTTACATTCTTTGAAACAGCGTGTTCTTAATTTATGTTAAACTTGAATCATGTGATAGAATTAGTTTGTCATTTAAAGTAGCTCAAAATTGTTTTGGCGGGGAGAGGAGCATATGCAGTCAATTGGTCATGTTTTTCAGTATGTTCTGTTGCAGCATGTGTAGAAAAATGGCTGTTTAAGTCCTTCAGGAATAACTACTTTTGTTAGAAGGTGAAAGTTGATGAACATTTGACTAAATTTGGTTAAGATGGAGTCAGATGCTTTCAGGAAAATGTCTTATAATGAAGAGTTATTTTTTCTTTACCATTTTCCTACGTTGAGTAGGAAACTTATTGATGATAATAGCGGGTAGATGATAGTAGTGATGGAAGGTGGTGGCAGCAAGGGGTGATTCTGGGTGCCCGCAACATTTCTGGACCTGGTAGGTCGGATACGATGGAGACTGCAGTATCGAGAGTTTGATAGATGACTAATGCAGTGAGTGATTAGAGCTGATTTCTCCTTTATTTTACGAAATTTGTTCACTCGGAAAAGATTTTTCATGAGTTAAAACAGTGAAAAGAATATCAGGAAATACTTCCAGAGAAGATCTCTTTTAATCAGAGTGCTTCGAGCGAAGATATTTTTAATCTACCAAGTTTAGTCTAATGATTTTTTGCTGGTCTACCTACACCTATTGGATTTGGATACCTACCCAGTCAGAAAATTCAGTGTAATAGAGCCTTGCCTTTAGTGCTTGATGCATAAATGACTTCAAGGTTGGGGGGCTTGTGGCAACCAGACTAGTTATACTTAAGACCAAAATAAAAGGGATTCAAATCAATCATCTTTGTCTCAATGGCAAATTAGTTAGGTGAGAGATATTGATCCTTTGTACCCgtaaataataatactaataatttaCTTAATGGGCAGCAAATTAGGAGATTTCTAGAGTCAGAGGTTATCTAATATCACATTTACCCCTACGTGGATATACAAGTCCTAAACAGAACAAAAAGACTTATCAAAACCACCAAATTTTAATCTCTACTAGTTGGTATCGTTTGTATGCAATTTTTGCTTTCATTGTGGTCTGTTCTTAGCTAAGTCTGCTTAATTTTTAAAATGTAAATGTTAATATTGAACTTCTTTTCTATAAGCGGTCAATAGTCATCTTGTTTATAGGGCGGATTGCCTCATTCTTAGTGCCCCCGCTTCTTTGGCTTACTTTAGATGAAGAATAGCCTTTCGAAGAGGAAGCAGACAAATTAAATTAGATCCTCCTTTGCACTTAAAAGAAATAGAAggaaaagtgtttttttaattGATTCATCACACTCTGAATTGAGTGAAGCAACTGAGTATACATAATTCTTTAGGGAATATAAATCCGTTTATTGGATTGTTGATTACTTTGTCAATTCTTTGTTTCCGTGGTGCTCCCGAAACTTTTGATTAAATGGATCAAGGactagggataaggtctgcgtacacatcacattccccagaccccacttgtgggattacattgggtatattgttgctgttgttgttgttggatgaAGGACTAGGGATCACCAGAACAGAACTTGGGTCACTTGCTTGCCATCATTTGTTATTTTTGTGGAACAGAACAAACAAGGTTCTTTTTAGCTACACCATTCTTTTAGATCATTTTGATCATTCCAAGTAAATTTCAGCTGTCTTAGACATTCATCAGAACAGTTTCCTttgttttgaaattttatttactGTACCTAGGCTAGATATAGATGCTGATAGGTACCCTTGGAAGGGTTTATGACACATGTATCCATTGATGTCTATTGAATATATTTATCACTCTATTATTTTTTTAGAAACTAGTTCTTTTTATCTCTCCACTGTTTATGCTTTTTGTCTCTAATATCCTTTTCTTCTTTCAAAATCTCTGGAATCCTATAGCTCTGTGCATGTTGGGAAGAATGTGAAGTATGATCAGCTAATGCTAAGTTGAAATGTTGAATTGCTAAGCCGAGAAAATGTGAGTATGATGGGCTATGTGTCCCGAAAGATaagataaaaagaaagaaagaaattgagAGAAGTACAGAAAAGAAGTGAATTATGATATATGCAGACCTTTTAGTTTACAGGTTTGTTGTGCTTAAGCTTTCAATTCGCTTCCTTCGGCAGCATTCATTGTGGGACCCGTCATAGTTGCTTGTCTTCTTGTGATCCAGGTTGTGGCAAGCCCAGCTGATCTTGTGAAAGTTAGGATGCAAGCAGACAGTAGAATGGCAAGTCAGGGTCTGCAACCTCGATATTGCGGGCCATTTGATGCTTTCAACAAGATTATCCGGACTGAAGGCTTCAAGGGACTTTGGAAGGGTGTGCTCCCAAATGTCCAGAGAGCTTTTTTAGTTAACATGGGAGAATTGGCTTGCTATGATCATGCAAAGCGCTTTGTTATCAATAACAACATAGCGAATGATAATATTTATGCACACACGTTATCATCTATAATGTCAGGTCTGTCAGCAACTACATTGAGTTGTCCAGCAGATGTGATTAAGACAAGAATGATGAATCAGGCTGCTGATAAGCAAGGGAATTGTAAATATAGAAACTCCTTTGATTGTCTTGTCAAAACTGTTAGAGTTGAAGGACTCAAAGCATTATGGAAGGGATTCTTTCCTACATGGGCAAGGCTCGGCCCTTGGCAATTCGTATTCTGGGTATCATATGAGAAATTCCGACAAATTGCTGGTCTCTCTTCATTTTAACCAATTCATCATGCTATGCGCTTTATAAAACAGTGGAGCAAAGGTTAGGTTTTCTTATTTTTCCTTCGTACTGATCTTTgatttatgtatgtatgttgtatctTGGTGAGTGTTTGAGAAACCCAGTATGCTTATGTATGTTGTATCTTGGTTAGTGTTTGAGAAACCCAGTATGCTTATGTATGTTGTATCTTGGTGAGTGTTTGAGAAACCCAGTATGCTTATGTATGTTGTATCTTGGTGAATGTCTGAGAAACCCAGTATGCTTCTTTACTCCCTTTTACAGGAAAACTGGAGAGACAGAGTTCTCTACCTGGAATTATTCAGTATTGGATAAACGCACCCGGTTCCTCTACTTGAGCCATTTAAACTATTTGCTGTATGTTCTTAATCCAAATGTTAGCTGGTCGAACTTCAAGTATGGCTTCACGGTGCCAGGAAAAGTTGGTATTTCTCATATTTGTGCGGAAGTTCAGAAACAACCAATTGGCAGTGTCAATATGAAGAAGACATCACTATTCTTGTTCTTAAACTAAATTGGAGGGCAATTCGTTGGAAAAGCAATACATGTGTCAGTAGGGTGTTGTAAAATTTAGTAAGAAGTGTGATAAGAAAATAGATTTTGGGTCTAACTCGACCTCATAAGATAACTCATAGCTCATGAGGCGAGGAGAAACCCCATCCCCACCTTAGACAAAAAATAGCGAGAGGGGCCCATTATCCTTCGAGCTTCAAACTGtgctttgagatttcttggttatCCAaaaggaatttccatttcttgtgaTTATGATGGATGAAGAATTTTTTTGATAAAATATATTTGCTCATGTCTTCTTTGATGATATCATCTGATATATGAATTCTATGATGCAAGTGAATAATATTGTTTTAATTAATTCTTTTCTTAATTACCTCTTCGTAGTTCATACATACCCACCACACACAAGTTAGAACAATATCAATGCATAGCTACTATAATTCCTTGCCATGCATCAATTGTATCATTACGCTATCCATATTGCATGTCTCAATTAACCATTTCAATACAATTACTCTCTTGTGTATCAGTAGCAGACCACTATAATTGCCCTCATTAAAAATGAATACATACCATCCCACTGTTCACGCAGACCTACTATCTAATTTTGCATGTGTCATTAATTTTATTTCCAATATACATTTATTCTATCCTCCAACTATACATCATAATATCCTATATATAGGCATATGGTTACATGTTCGGCCATAATTATAAGTTCTACCTAAGATCAAGGACGAAGCTAGAGGGGTGGAAAAGGTTTCATCCGAACCCCTTCTCCggaaaaatattttatatatacaaGACTTTTTTTTAGGGAAATTTACATGGCATAGCTAACTATTAATaggtaattatatttagtagctatagtttgaCTTAATTACTTTCCATAGCTAAATTTTGTATATTAATTACACAATATAACTATTCAAAACCCTAATCTCCTATCTTCTCCTTATTCCTCCCTCAGCAGCCGACACCCACCGCCAGTAAAAACTCCGGCAACGACTACCACTGCTCCATCTCTTACACCATCGTCACTGCCAGCCCCTTCccctttttcctttcttctccggCGAACTTCGTCAACAACACGATGACGAACCACAACATATAACATAAGTGGTAGTTTGTAGGCGTGAAACCACCAGCCCCGCCATAATAGCCATGAAACCACCATCTTCACCACCTCCACGCCACCACAAACTAGCCGAAGCAACGATAGAGCTATGCCCAAACACGGCAGATCTGGCCACAAAACTCCGGCGAaaggctgttgttgttgttgttatgaaattTCCGGCAGATTTGACCAGAACTAGTGGTTGGTGTTATTGTATTCACGAATAAGGCGTTTGTATTCACTTTTTTGAGatttttttgttaaaattttagattgtattcattttttttcgtCGATAGACCTGCCGGAACTAGTGGTTGGTGTTGTTGTATTCACAAATACGGCGATTGTGTTCacttttttgttaaatttttagattgtattcatttttttagggtgtatttgttaatttttggtgtatctatgtttttatgtatttagTTTTactcgctgtattcatgaatacagcgagcccgtttatgaatacagatagtcatttcatgaatacagtgaaaaaaaaatcgttgtattcatgaatacagcgaaaaaaaaatgaatacagcGAGGGAAAAAAAAACGAATACAGCTAAGAAAAAGTAACTACACCATGTAAATATAGAAAATGTAGCTATGCCCTATTTTAAACCCCTATAATgcagtcatttatgtaaaatgcccttataatatatatatagtaaatgttTTACCTTTTGATGAAAATCTTGCCTTCGTTATTGTGCCTATGATATATCTACTCTAGTTCCTGCGATGGTTATctgctctactttatcattcttATGTTTTTTCTCAATTCATTGATTTATTATAATATTATATCATTACGACATCACAAGACAGTTTATAGTTTAATTGCTTGTGATGAAACATATCGATGACACATAATATATTTTTAAcaagaaattaaaagaaaattagtGCTTCTCGCATTGAAAGATGAGATAAGTAAAACTAAATTAAAGTAGCACTAATATTGACAGAGATGGTCAGAACATTGATTTGAGTTTAAATTATCAAACCAAACGAAACGGGAGCTCGAGTTTAAAGCATTCAGTGGTGAGggctcaaaataattaaattataatGCATTTTAATTTAGACCTCCGTAGCATATTTCTTTTCCATTATATATAAGTGTCTTAAGAGGACTAACAAGGCATTGAATACTTGTACtagaagttatataaattgtGTACACTTTAACACAACAATGAATACTTGGaataaaagttatataaattgtacactttaaccaactacttctttatcccacgtggatatatgtcatagtattgaatatttattattttctcgtgtactccctccattcacttttacttgttcatttttgacttttcacgttgtttaacaaataataaataaagtgcataatttaccgatgtacccatattaattagtgcatatttttattagatttgaaaaatgatttgaagtgagtaattaatactatgggcaaaacagaaaaaaaattgtcttatcttgatatgctaaaagtgacaataaaagtgaaaatttatttttggaatactggacaagtaaaagtgaacggagggagtgtgcacgtatgcacttcaattttaattctccgacacatttattttctccgtgcacttttatttgttcacttttgacttttcacgttatttaagaattaataaatgaagtactccctccgacCCATATTACTttgccacattactaaaaatatatgtacaaattacttgttcatttacaaaatcaagataaaattaattaaatctttctcatcttaccttctccgtctcatattacttggctactgaatatttattttcttctcatgtatacacgtaagcacttcaattttaattccccgacacatttatttcctccgtgcacttttacttgttcacttttgacttttcacgttctttaagaattaataaatgaagtactccctccgtcacatattacttggccacattactaaactatttttttatcccacgtggacatatgtcatgaTACTGAAtacttattgttatatcccgtatttttgaacctcggagcatctgctggggtggggcccacacaccgagattttttttggaacatctgaaaagtcatatgaatcacatatgtaaagttaaacacaactcatgaagtacctttggaccaaatcaaagtggaaaccctccaaacgaatatttttaagaaaacgttttcgggtgacctgactttggggggcaaaaaactgtattgtaagtttggaatttcgaaaataccttgaaatagaagttgtagataattgaattagctttcaatccataggtcgtgggttcccaggtgacgtcggtacaaggagttatgaacgttttaaggtcgaaaggtcagtgggctaggcccaactcgggaccaaccgagttggcccaaaaaaataaaataaatatttaggcccaatgtttaaggggtggccggccaagtgaggcccaacccatggctttaatgagtatttccatgtgctaattaattataaagggatcaatatcccttaagaaggttcaagagacttagaagagaaagaagagcaaaacaagagcaaaaaaaagaagaccatttcgggtttgaggtgcaaaaattcaccaccaaaaatcttgctcctaaaatttttcttttgtggttttcctactaagttaaggttcctttgtaacttggtatagttggattggagtggggagcattagaatcaccaaagtgatcacatctccaagtgaagaagacttgaagaaaaggtaagaatttctacctttttattgtgttatgaagttttgattgtgttgtagtatatagaaatgtgttgattgtatggaaaaatggaagtttgcaaagtgggtgtgtgttgtaggtgtgtagccgtgggtatgcacaattgtatagccacaatgtgttgaatttatgttatattctagttgtgattgtgatgaaatgcatatgggaattgaaagttggatgaatttagttgatattggaaaaaataggcatatggccgtagggtgtatatggtttgggatagaaaggaattgagttgtttagtgtgttaaagtgttgttgtgatgtttgtaatgtaaatgaagttagaatgatataagtttgtattgaattggaatgtagaaacttatgtcgttttagtatgattttccgacattaaggaaatgaagttgtttggttgctaatagtgatgatcattgatgaatttggaagttggaaacttgttatgaagtggtatgccaaagatttgatgttttgcataagttatgactttggcggaaagttgtatattatgtatatcgagtgtatatcttgaggaaaacgatatgaaatgtttctagaactatatggtgatgatcatgattgttgttgaatgtgaaattattgatcttagttgaaagttgggttgaattgaagattatgtcaacttgtgagaaaaatgactagttgaaggatatttatgtttttaatgttcattgttgatattgatgttgtcgtttgggttgttgttgatgatttctagccgagttgaattctcgaggtgctatatgtataggggaagtgctgccgaaatttcggtagccaaatatgcattaagttgaaactttggtattcat
Encoded proteins:
- the LOC132642076 gene encoding mitochondrial uncoupling protein 3 — translated: MTVGLEMKAQEVSNGRKAHTTKITVTAISAMTAETSTFPVDLIKTRLQLAGESSKRTSAVRLVSEILRNDGVLGLYKGLSPAIIRHLFYTPIRIVNYEFLRNFLVPDDHTLSLSSKAVIGGISGVIAQVVASPADLVKVRMQADSRMASQGLQPRYCGPFDAFNKIIRTEGFKGLWKGVLPNVQRAFLVNMGELACYDHAKRFVINNNIANDNIYAHTLSSIMSGLSATTLSCPADVIKTRMMNQAADKQGNCKYRNSFDCLVKTVRVEGLKALWKGFFPTWARLGPWQFVFWVSYEKFRQIAGLSSF